A genomic window from Treponema maltophilum ATCC 51939 includes:
- a CDS encoding FlgD immunoglobulin-like domain containing protein, with translation MFSAAYSVFAASPKTVYISPNNDGVQDQLVVPFAVNEKRYVSEWSFVITDESGKVVRTIGNKEARPEKLTFITFFKQLFKPKQGVLIPDSLIWNGVSDAGETVPDGTYFYYATASDDNGNVNKTPLYTVVVDNSEPVIELTQPSDAMKTFGAGNKADVTIRQTGSVEDLWTAEILDNSGKVVRTFTWKNSKPSDCMWDGKNNDGAAVKEGVYSYRISATDRAGNKSPAAQVSNIIYDAIPRSVNMTVTGSPFSPNGDGVKDTVSVALSMPNSSGLLNWSVVVRSKDKDVRTFSSKTLPPASLTFDGRSDAGAVLADGDYQLVFSALFNNGQESRISRNITVDNTPPVASVRTEGSIFSPDGDGRLDTMRIFQEGSKEKAWHAVISDEKGRAVKTWTFGETPDPTVVWDGTASDGSIADGFYTYELSATDLAGNTGRAKTPAFELNTGTTEVILAVNPEAFSPNGDKIQDTITFTPRVRTAAGIASYELKIFDASGAAVKTFSDKRNLPSSISWNGLSDAGTLCKDGMYNASLLTVSKNGSEALFATKPFELDTTYPEVTMSAPYTLFSPNGDGNKDTLNVSVKTGKEKLWKAVISDGNKNAVRSFSWEGEAKPFSWDGKDEAGNTVADGTYTVVLSSTDAAGNTGSAALKDVRVDNRSVKVFVTAEREAFSPNGDGIADEQRFNIRTTLADGIESWLFAVKNTATGETVYAREQTSGEALPSTIKWDGKSSNGRIAEGNLTGTLQVVYAKGDKLNVSTAPFICSVTPPQLSVRTAPEYFSPDNDGTDDDLFISLKGTSVVPFKSWSFEINDPNNGKTFWKTSGKSAISERIIWDGRSNGGELVQSAVDYPYKFTVTDTLGMTSVAEGTISVDVLVIRSGDVLKMQVPSIIFRSDNADFNGKDKDPQRGLDQSIIDNNYRVLKRIAQILEKFRDYNVTIEGHANNISGTEREETSTANGNIPLVPLSEARAKTVKEILVSYGINASRLSTVGRGGRMPVAARADKDNWWKNRRVEFILNK, from the coding sequence ATGTTTTCGGCGGCATATTCCGTTTTTGCCGCAAGTCCGAAAACGGTGTATATTTCGCCGAATAACGACGGCGTTCAGGATCAGCTGGTCGTTCCGTTTGCGGTTAACGAAAAGCGCTATGTAAGCGAATGGAGTTTTGTGATTACCGATGAAAGCGGAAAGGTTGTGCGCACAATCGGCAACAAGGAAGCGCGCCCCGAAAAGCTTACGTTTATAACGTTCTTTAAACAGTTGTTTAAACCCAAACAGGGAGTGCTTATTCCCGATTCGCTTATTTGGAACGGAGTTTCCGATGCGGGCGAAACGGTTCCCGACGGAACGTATTTTTATTATGCGACCGCATCCGACGACAACGGCAATGTAAACAAAACGCCCTTGTACACGGTTGTAGTCGACAACAGCGAACCGGTAATCGAATTGACTCAGCCTTCCGACGCGATGAAAACTTTCGGCGCCGGCAATAAGGCGGACGTTACGATACGGCAAACCGGTTCGGTTGAAGATTTATGGACGGCCGAAATTCTCGACAATTCCGGCAAGGTTGTGCGCACGTTTACGTGGAAAAATTCAAAACCTTCGGACTGTATGTGGGACGGTAAAAACAACGACGGCGCCGCGGTAAAAGAAGGCGTCTATTCGTACCGGATTTCAGCAACCGACCGTGCGGGCAATAAATCGCCTGCGGCCCAAGTGTCGAACATTATTTACGACGCGATTCCGCGTTCGGTAAATATGACCGTTACGGGAAGCCCGTTTTCGCCGAACGGCGACGGCGTAAAGGATACGGTTTCCGTTGCGCTTTCCATGCCCAATTCTTCCGGCTTGTTGAATTGGTCGGTCGTCGTCCGCAGCAAAGACAAGGATGTGCGCACCTTTTCTTCAAAGACTTTGCCGCCGGCTTCTCTTACTTTTGACGGCCGAAGCGATGCGGGTGCCGTGCTTGCCGACGGCGATTATCAGCTTGTGTTTTCCGCCCTTTTTAACAACGGGCAGGAATCGCGCATAAGCCGCAATATAACGGTCGACAACACGCCTCCGGTTGCATCGGTGCGTACTGAAGGTTCCATATTCAGCCCCGACGGTGACGGCCGGCTCGATACTATGCGTATTTTTCAGGAAGGTTCGAAAGAAAAGGCTTGGCATGCGGTTATTTCCGACGAAAAGGGAAGGGCCGTAAAAACCTGGACATTCGGCGAAACGCCGGATCCTACAGTCGTATGGGACGGAACCGCTTCCGACGGCAGCATTGCCGACGGTTTTTATACCTACGAATTGTCCGCAACCGACCTTGCAGGCAATACGGGACGGGCAAAAACGCCGGCTTTCGAATTGAATACCGGCACGACCGAGGTTATTTTGGCGGTCAATCCCGAAGCGTTCAGCCCGAACGGCGATAAAATTCAGGATACTATAACTTTTACGCCGCGTGTTCGCACGGCTGCGGGAATCGCTTCGTATGAATTGAAAATCTTCGACGCATCGGGTGCCGCGGTAAAAACATTCAGCGATAAACGGAACCTTCCAAGTTCGATAAGCTGGAACGGCCTTTCAGACGCCGGCACTTTGTGCAAAGACGGAATGTACAACGCATCTTTGTTGACCGTATCCAAAAACGGAAGCGAAGCGTTGTTTGCGACAAAACCGTTCGAATTGGATACGACATATCCCGAAGTTACGATGAGCGCTCCGTACACGCTGTTCAGCCCGAACGGCGACGGCAATAAGGATACGCTTAACGTGTCGGTAAAAACAGGCAAAGAAAAACTGTGGAAAGCCGTCATAAGCGACGGAAACAAAAATGCCGTCCGCTCTTTCAGCTGGGAAGGAGAGGCAAAGCCGTTCAGCTGGGACGGAAAAGACGAAGCGGGCAATACGGTTGCCGACGGAACGTACACGGTCGTTCTTTCAAGTACCGATGCCGCAGGCAATACCGGAAGCGCGGCCTTAAAAGATGTACGCGTCGACAACCGCAGCGTAAAAGTGTTCGTAACCGCCGAGCGCGAAGCGTTCAGCCCGAACGGCGACGGCATTGCGGACGAACAGCGCTTCAACATCAGAACAACCCTCGCCGACGGAATAGAATCGTGGCTGTTTGCCGTTAAAAATACCGCAACCGGCGAAACCGTTTACGCAAGAGAACAAACGTCCGGCGAAGCCCTTCCTTCAACTATAAAGTGGGACGGAAAATCGTCCAACGGGCGTATTGCAGAAGGCAATTTAACCGGTACGCTGCAAGTCGTTTATGCCAAAGGCGATAAGCTGAACGTATCGACCGCACCGTTCATATGCTCGGTAACGCCGCCTCAACTGAGCGTGCGTACCGCTCCCGAATATTTCAGCCCCGATAACGACGGTACGGACGACGATTTGTTCATCAGCTTAAAAGGAACGAGCGTCGTGCCGTTTAAAAGCTGGTCGTTTGAAATCAACGATCCGAACAACGGAAAAACCTTTTGGAAAACGTCCGGTAAATCGGCGATTTCGGAACGCATCATCTGGGACGGAAGGAGCAACGGCGGCGAATTGGTTCAGTCCGCAGTCGATTATCCGTATAAGTTTACGGTAACCGACACGTTGGGCATGACTTCCGTTGCCGAAGGCACTATTTCCGTGGACGTTTTGGTTATCCGCAGCGGCGACGTGCTGAAAATGCAGGTTCCGTCGATTATATTCAGAAGCGACAATGCCGACTTTAACGGTAAAGACAAGGATCCGCAGCGCGGCCTCGATCAAAGCATTATCGACAACAATTACCGCGTATTAAAGCGTATCGCTCAAATACTCGAAAAATTCCGCGATTACAACGTAACGATCGAAGGACATGCGAACAATATAAGCGGAACGGAACGGGAAGAAACATCGACGGCAAACGGCAACATTCCGCTGGTTCCTCTTTCGGAAGCGCGGGCGAAAACCGTTAAAGAAATTCTCGTGTCGTACGGTATAAACGCATCGCGTTTAAGCACCGTCGGCCGCGGAGGACGAATGCCCGTTGCGGCACGCGCCGACAAAGACAATTGGTGGAAAAACCGCCGCGTCGAATTTATATTGAATAAATAA
- a CDS encoding glycogen-binding domain-containing protein has product MKRIYLSCIFFILLSSVHALEGDLFANNQIIQDSIIAQIKTVREPVVFGDYVIFTADAHVRHTGIAFDFENYRRVHSFRRLVKPNLEADSAPNLLFYVLKIPQNLTLIKYRLVIDGLWTTDPHNANAEFAENANVNVSKVVINRPAENRTGIAQPAGSANSGGRIAPGTVRFVYEGESGQRIRLGGTFTNWDSFIYELQETSPGLYQLELSLPKGTYYYAFYKGMSAFADDKNPKKVYTADGRIASVISID; this is encoded by the coding sequence ATGAAACGCATTTATTTAAGTTGTATTTTTTTTATTCTCCTGTCGTCCGTTCACGCACTTGAAGGCGATTTGTTTGCGAACAATCAAATTATTCAGGATTCGATCATTGCACAGATAAAAACCGTGCGCGAACCTGTCGTGTTCGGCGATTACGTAATTTTTACCGCGGACGCTCACGTGCGCCATACGGGTATTGCCTTCGATTTTGAAAATTACCGCCGCGTCCATTCGTTCAGGCGTTTGGTAAAGCCGAACCTCGAAGCCGACAGCGCACCGAACCTGCTGTTTTATGTTTTGAAAATTCCGCAAAATCTGACACTTATAAAATATCGTTTGGTTATAGACGGCTTGTGGACGACCGATCCGCATAATGCAAATGCCGAATTTGCGGAAAACGCCAATGTGAACGTATCGAAGGTCGTTATAAACCGCCCCGCCGAAAATCGCACCGGTATTGCACAACCGGCGGGTTCCGCAAACTCGGGCGGCCGCATCGCACCGGGCACGGTGCGCTTTGTGTATGAAGGCGAAAGCGGCCAGCGCATACGTTTGGGCGGCACTTTTACAAACTGGGATTCTTTTATTTACGAATTGCAGGAGACGAGCCCCGGCCTGTATCAGCTTGAACTGTCGCTGCCGAAGGGTACCTATTATTACGCGTTTTACAAGGGAATGAGCGCCTTTGCCGACGACAAAAATCCTAAAAAAGTATACACCGCCGACGGCAGAATCGCGTCGGTTATCAGTATAGATTAA